One window of the Natronomonas marina genome contains the following:
- a CDS encoding cytochrome b N-terminal domain-containing protein, with protein MATLRSPSREPASVLEALLLGLVAGLVLVDVALLAGAPTVLPAESVRLLLAVGAFGVPVLGAVLGVVDARRYAVGAVVSMPLVVLYAYTSLLLPWTQLSYYAGQVGLELFLGVPVVGEPMALALFGGFTLSEATPRAAFRYHYAVVGLGVVGTLAVAVSLFRRRSARTAQSPGG; from the coding sequence ATGGCCACACTCCGGAGTCCGAGTCGAGAGCCCGCGTCGGTGCTCGAAGCCCTCCTGTTGGGCCTCGTCGCCGGCCTCGTACTCGTCGACGTGGCGCTGCTCGCCGGTGCGCCGACCGTGCTGCCCGCGGAATCGGTCCGACTCCTGCTCGCCGTCGGCGCCTTCGGCGTGCCGGTGCTCGGGGCGGTACTCGGCGTCGTCGATGCGCGACGCTACGCGGTCGGCGCCGTCGTCTCGATGCCGCTGGTCGTCCTGTACGCCTACACGAGCCTGCTGCTCCCGTGGACGCAGCTCTCGTACTACGCGGGTCAGGTCGGACTCGAACTGTTCCTCGGCGTGCCGGTCGTCGGCGAACCGATGGCACTCGCGCTGTTCGGCGGCTTCACGCTCTCGGAGGCGACGCCGCGGGCCGCCTTCCGGTATCACTACGCCGTCGTCGGACTCGGCGTCGTCGGGACGCTCGCCGTCGCTGTCTCCCTGTTCCGTCGTCGTTCCGCTCGAACGGCGCAGTCCCCCGGCGGGTAG
- a CDS encoding DUF7472 family protein: MDRDAAVEAAVAFVGVGTLAAIIIGIGLTYNDSGLSADGGLALVGAVGFFIVFMSLIGLGLSRRH; this comes from the coding sequence CGCCGTCGAAGCCGCGGTCGCGTTCGTCGGCGTCGGGACGCTCGCCGCGATCATCATCGGGATCGGTCTCACCTACAACGACAGCGGGCTCTCCGCCGACGGCGGCCTCGCGCTCGTCGGTGCCGTCGGCTTCTTCATCGTCTTCATGTCGCTCATCGGCCTCGGCCTGTCGCGCCGTCACTGA
- a CDS encoding DUF7474 family protein gives MRLRYRCPGCRTTSNLHDPGCEFEGVDRVDVEKAYTDLLSALSVRTFDDEEALREDAPGRWSGLHAAVLSRLRSDQRVVEEDGHLRLLDPEEFKERVAQPTFEPLKTIYEKGSVPGAHDHSVFAMLAFYEMVGLSWEEAHENTVEWLEASGTWARGGFEESTPEELVDSKRHVYEEGYGWKQAATEAKAVIDRRL, from the coding sequence GTGCGCCTCAGGTACCGCTGTCCGGGCTGTCGGACGACGAGCAACCTCCACGATCCGGGCTGTGAGTTCGAGGGCGTCGACCGGGTCGACGTCGAGAAGGCCTACACGGACCTGCTGTCGGCGCTCTCGGTGCGGACCTTCGACGACGAGGAGGCCCTCCGGGAGGACGCCCCCGGCCGCTGGAGCGGCCTGCACGCCGCGGTGCTGTCGCGGCTCCGAAGCGACCAGCGGGTCGTCGAGGAGGACGGCCACCTCCGCCTGCTCGACCCCGAGGAGTTCAAAGAGCGGGTCGCCCAGCCGACCTTCGAGCCGCTGAAGACCATCTACGAGAAGGGCAGCGTCCCCGGTGCCCACGACCACTCGGTGTTCGCAATGCTGGCGTTCTACGAGATGGTGGGGCTCTCCTGGGAGGAGGCCCACGAGAACACCGTCGAGTGGCTGGAGGCGTCGGGGACGTGGGCCCGCGGCGGCTTCGAGGAGTCGACGCCGGAGGAACTGGTCGACTCGAAGAGGCACGTCTACGAGGAGGGCTACGGCTGGAAGCAGGCCGCCACGGAGGCGAAGGCGGTCATCGACCGCCGGCTCTGA
- the priL gene encoding DNA primase regulatory subunit PriL — protein sequence MERLHARYPFLEASREAVEAADVDLASLVAEGGPAVERGRERVQRALLEGTTDAAEPRAYSDRAELLSYPIARVLVSLLDVPGAVEKYAAAEAATARERFVDDFESDIELKSAGDERLTLDGLLSDFGLSGGVTPVGDGRFDVVVTAYLRLAGSLDGDEWRLVTRPLADGTVPVDRPELYTMLREAVRRRVAEGLPLSVPDAVADPLSAELTAIRRSVADIDPPTSFETAAPGLFPPCMRALLSRARDGETLPSHSRFALVSFLVAAGLDAEEVTELCDVSGAAADAVESQVGRLRDEDGAVAAPPSCAVMVEYGDCVNKDDLCETIPHPLSYYERNLERTPDDRIADWRAQ from the coding sequence ATGGAGCGGCTCCACGCCCGGTACCCATTCCTCGAGGCCTCCAGGGAGGCCGTCGAGGCTGCCGACGTCGACCTCGCGTCGCTCGTCGCCGAGGGCGGCCCGGCCGTCGAGCGCGGCCGCGAGCGGGTCCAGCGGGCGCTGCTGGAGGGGACCACCGACGCCGCGGAGCCGCGGGCCTACAGCGACCGCGCGGAACTGCTCTCGTACCCGATTGCGCGCGTCCTCGTGTCCCTGCTGGACGTGCCCGGCGCCGTCGAAAAGTACGCCGCGGCCGAGGCGGCAACCGCCCGCGAGCGGTTCGTCGACGACTTCGAGAGCGACATCGAACTGAAGAGCGCCGGTGACGAGCGGCTCACCCTCGATGGCCTGCTCTCGGACTTCGGGCTGTCGGGCGGGGTGACGCCGGTCGGCGACGGCCGGTTCGACGTCGTCGTCACCGCCTACCTGCGGCTCGCGGGGTCGCTGGACGGCGACGAGTGGCGGCTCGTCACCCGGCCGCTGGCCGACGGGACGGTCCCCGTCGACCGCCCGGAGCTGTACACGATGCTCCGGGAGGCGGTCCGGCGTCGCGTCGCCGAGGGGCTACCGCTGTCGGTCCCCGACGCCGTCGCCGACCCTCTCTCGGCGGAACTGACCGCGATCCGCCGCAGCGTCGCCGACATCGACCCGCCGACGTCGTTCGAGACGGCAGCGCCCGGCCTCTTTCCGCCCTGTATGCGGGCGCTCCTGTCGCGGGCCCGCGACGGCGAGACGCTGCCCTCCCACTCCCGGTTCGCGCTCGTGTCATTCCTCGTGGCCGCCGGTCTTGATGCCGAGGAGGTCACCGAACTGTGCGACGTCTCCGGGGCGGCCGCCGACGCCGTCGAATCGCAGGTCGGGCGACTCCGCGACGAGGACGGCGCCGTCGCCGCGCCGCCATCGTGTGCCGTGATGGTCGAGTACGGCGACTGCGTGAACAAGGACGACCTCTGTGAGACGATCCCGCACCCGCTGTCGTACTACGAGCGGAACCTGGAACGGACCCCCGACGACCGGATCGCGGACTGGCGCGCTCAGTGA